In one Procambarus clarkii isolate CNS0578487 chromosome 29, FALCON_Pclarkii_2.0, whole genome shotgun sequence genomic region, the following are encoded:
- the LOC138369698 gene encoding keratin-associated protein 16-1-like, giving the protein MPQCSVPSAQNPMLRPQCSDPSTQASVLRPKCSSPSVKTQCSGPSAQSQVLRPQCSDPNTQSPMVRHQCSDPSAQVPLLRPSAQNPELRPQCSDPSAEAPVLSAQTQVLRPQCSGPNAQALVIRPQCSDPSAHATVLSSQWSSTSAQAPVLRPQCSVSSALITIAQAPVLKHQCSGPSAQSPALRPQSSGRSAQTPVLRPQCSSKSAQAPVLRPKCSGPSAQTPVFRHQCSAPQFSDLSVQAPVIRPQCSGTSAQAPVLRPQC; this is encoded by the exons ATGCCCCAGTGCTCAGTCCCCAGTGCTCAGAACCCAATGCTTAGGCCCCAGTGCTCAGACCCCAGTACTCAGGCCTCAGTGCTCAGACCCAAGTGCTCAAGCCCCAGTGTCAAGACTCAGTGCTCAGGCCCCAGTGCTCAGTCCCAAGTGCTCAGACCCCAGTGCTCAGACCCCAATACTCAGTCCCCAATGGTCAGGCATCAGTGCTCAGACCCCAGTGCTCAAGTCCCATTGCTCAGACCCAGTGCTCAGAACCCAGAACTCAGGCCACAGTGCTCAGACCCCAGTGCTGAAGCTCCAGTGCTCAG TGCTCAGACCCAAGTGCTCAGGCCCCAGTGCTCCGGCCCCAATGCTCAAGCCCTAGTGATCAGACCCCAGTGCTCAGACCCTAGTGCTCACGCCACAGTGCTCAGTTCCCAGTGGTCAAGCACTAGTGCTCAGGCACCAGTTCTCAGGCCCCAGTGCTCAGTCTCCAGTGCTTTAATCACCATTGCTCAGGCCCCAGTGCTCAAACACCAGTGCTCAGGCCCTAGTGCTCAGTCCCCAGCGCTCAGGCCACAGTCCTCAGGCCGCAGTGCTCAGACCCCAGTGCTGAGGCCCCAGTGCTCAAGCAAGAGTGCTCAGGCCCCAGTGCTCAGACCCAAGTGCTCAGGCCCCAGTGCTCAGACCCCAGTGTTCAGGCACCAGTGCTCAGCCCCCCAGTTCTCAGACCTCAGTGTTCAGGCACCAGTGATCAGACCCCAGTGCTCAGGCACCAGTGCTCAGGCCCCAGTGCTCAGACCCCAGTGCTAA
- the LOC123752755 gene encoding uncharacterized protein: MLRPQYSDPSTHAPVLRPQCSDPNTQSPMDRHQCLDPSAQVTLLRPQCLEPIAQATVQTPVLKPQCSGPSAPHPVLRPQCSDPSAQAPVPRSQYSGPSAQSPVIRPQYADPSAQTPVFKPQCPDPSAQSPVLSPKCSDPSKQTTMLRPQ; the protein is encoded by the coding sequence ATGCTCAGGCCCCAGTACTCAGACCCTAGTACTCACGCCCCAGTGCTCAGACCCCAGTGCTCAGACCCCAATACTCAGTCCCCAATGGACAGGCATCAGTGCTTAGACCCCAGTGCTCAAGTCACATTGCTCAGACCCCAGTGCTTAGAACCCATAGCTCAGGCCACAGTGCAGACCCCAGTGCTCAAGCCCCAGTGCTCAGGCCCTAGTGCTCCGCACCCAGTACTCAGGCCCCAGTGCTCAGACCCCAGTGCTCAGGCCCCAGTGCCCAGATCCCAGTACTCCGGCCCCAGTGCTCAGTCCCCAGTGATCAGACCCCAGTACGCAGACCCCAGTGCTCAGACCCCAGTGTTCAAGCCCCAGTGCCCAGACCCCAGTGCTCAGTCCCCAGTGCTCAGTCCCAAGTGCTCAGACCCCAGTAAACAGACCACAATGCTTAGGCCTCAATGA